The window TGACACGCTAGAACTCAAATTATCAGAAGCAATTTTACGTGAAATGCCGCGTATTACACGTAACTTAACGCTGATTAAAATCATTTCTGTGGTTGCGCCGTTACTCGGTCTACTCGGAACTGTAACCGGTATGATTAATACCTTCCAAGCAATTACGTTATTCGGTACTGGCGACCCGAAACTAATGGCTGGCGGTATTTCAACAGCGCTTGTAACCACAGTGTTAGGCCTTGTTGTGGCAATTCCGACGGTATTTATTTACACACTACTTAATACCCGCTCTAAAAACCTACTGGTAATTTTACAAGAGCAAAGCGCAGGCATCATTGCTGAGCGCAGTGAGAAAGGTGCGCAGTAAGATGGTTATCTTTGCGGACTTCATCAACGCGATACGCGATTTTCTAGACACCGGCGGCTCTGTGCTGCTGGTGATCGGAGTCCTGATTTGCGCAATGTGGTTATTGGTGATTGAGCGCTTTATGTTTTTGTTTACAACATACCGTTCAAGTAAAAAATCAGTGATCACCAACTGGTTCGCACGCGAAGAGCGCAATAGCTGGGAAGCGGAGCAAATCAAACAAGCAAATATTTCGCGTATTAGCTTAAAGCTAAATCACAATTTACCCATGATCAATATGTTAGTAGCACTGTGTCCATTACTTGGTCTACTTGGCACGGTTACCGGCATGATTGAGGTGTTTAATGTGATGGCAATTACCGGTACGGGTAGCGCACGCTCAATGGCGTCTGGTGTATCAAAAGCCACTATTCCAACAATGGCAGGGATGGTAGGTGCGTTATCAGGGGTATTTGCCTCGACGTATTTACAGCGTAAAGCAAAGCGCGAAGTAGCGCTACTTGACGATAAATTGGTCTTAGACCACTAACACCAATTTTAAACGAATTTTAGGAGCTAGTAATGAGAGCACCATTAGCAAATGTATTTCAAGAAGAAGAAAACGAAGAAATTAATATGACGCCAATGCTGGACGTTGTATTTATCATGCTGATTTTCTTTATTGTAACGGCCACTTTTGTCAAAGAAGCGGGTATCGATGTAAACCGACCTGAAGCGGCAACAGCAGTACAAAAAGAACGTGCCAATATCCTTGTCGCTATATCAGATAAAGGCGAAATTTGGATTAACAAACGCCAAGTAGATGTACGTGCGGTTCAAGCTAATATCGAACGTTTACACGCAGAAAACCCGCAGGGCAGCGTGGTTATTCAAGCTGATAAAAAAGCCACTACTGATACCTTAATTAAGGTAATGGATGCGGCGCGTTCGGCAGGTGTATTTGACGTATCAATTGCGGCTCAGGAAGCGTAACAATGCGTTATTTAATTTCCACTTTAATCGCAATTGTTGTAACTGCCTTGTTGTTTTTCGGCATGCAGGCGCTAATTCAAAGTGGTGATGGTGTGGCAAGTGAACCGGTAAAAGGCAATGTTCTTGATTTTGTGCGTCTTAAACAAGAAGAGACTGTACAAAAGAAAGAACGAAAGCCGCAAAAGCCGCCAAAGCCAAAAGAGCCACCACCGCCAATGGCGCCACAAGCGAGTAGCAGCGAAAGCACGGATACTGCGAGTAATTTTGATTTTTCTGCCAATGTTGACACCAATGTTGATTTAGCTGCAGGGCTTGCGCTTGATTCGGGTGATGGTGAATACCTACCAATTGTTAAGGTATCACCTGTCTATCCACGTCGAGCGTTAAGCCGCGGTATTGAGGGTTACGTTATTGTTGAATTTACCGTAACTAAATCTGGCACTGTAAGCGAGCCGCGTGTAATACAAGCGGAGCCAGAAGAAATCTTTAACCGTGCCGCAATGGACGCCGCGCTAAAGTTTAAATACAAACCGCGCGTTGTTAACGGTGAAGCCGTTGAAGTAGCGGGTGTACAAAACAAAATTACATTCCAAATTAATGGGTAGTTTGTTAGCGGGAACATCCCGCTAACACTTTAAATAGTTAGGTTGAATTACAATGTTGAAAAGAAATTTAATTAGTATTGCATTAGTTGGTTGTGTATTTGGCGCGCCAATGAGCGACGCGATGTTCCAGACACAGCTTGCATCAGTATCAGCTGAAGAAGTTAAAACGAAACGTGTTCCAGCTCTTCGCAATAAAGTGTATACGCAACTAGCGCGTGCACAAAAACTGGCTGACGACGGCGATGTAGCAGCAGGCCTTGAAGCACTTGATATTGTACAGAAAAAGTCATCAAGTATGAATAGCTATGAAGTAGCCATGATGTACAACTTTTACGGTTTTATTTATTACAACGAAAACCGTGTTAGTGAGGCTATGGCTGCATTTGAAAATGTAGTAAAGCAAGACCCGATCCCAGAAAGTTTAAAGCTCAATACCATTTTCTCGTTAGCGCAATTAGCAATGGCTGAAGGCCAATTCGATAAAGTGCTGAGTTATCTTGATAGTTGGGAGTCGCTTAATACCAAACCGCCACAAGCAAACTATTATGAGCTTAAAGCCAACGCTAGTTATCAAGCGAAGGATTACCAAAGCGCAATTAAATACATTAATACCGCGATTAACCTTAACAAAGTTGACAATAAAGACGTAAAAGAAAACTGGTTTATCTTACTGCGTGCGTCTCACTATTCGCTAAACCAACCAAAAGAAGTGGTACGTG of the Pseudoalteromonas spongiae UST010723-006 genome contains:
- a CDS encoding MotA/TolQ/ExbB proton channel family protein, which translates into the protein MVIFADFINAIRDFLDTGGSVLLVIGVLICAMWLLVIERFMFLFTTYRSSKKSVITNWFAREERNSWEAEQIKQANISRISLKLNHNLPMINMLVALCPLLGLLGTVTGMIEVFNVMAITGTGSARSMASGVSKATIPTMAGMVGALSGVFASTYLQRKAKREVALLDDKLVLDH
- a CDS encoding ExbD/TolR family protein; the protein is MRAPLANVFQEEENEEINMTPMLDVVFIMLIFFIVTATFVKEAGIDVNRPEAATAVQKERANILVAISDKGEIWINKRQVDVRAVQANIERLHAENPQGSVVIQADKKATTDTLIKVMDAARSAGVFDVSIAAQEA
- a CDS encoding energy transducer TonB, yielding MRYLISTLIAIVVTALLFFGMQALIQSGDGVASEPVKGNVLDFVRLKQEETVQKKERKPQKPPKPKEPPPPMAPQASSSESTDTASNFDFSANVDTNVDLAAGLALDSGDGEYLPIVKVSPVYPRRALSRGIEGYVIVEFTVTKSGTVSEPRVIQAEPEEIFNRAAMDAALKFKYKPRVVNGEAVEVAGVQNKITFQING
- a CDS encoding tetratricopeptide repeat protein produces the protein MLKRNLISIALVGCVFGAPMSDAMFQTQLASVSAEEVKTKRVPALRNKVYTQLARAQKLADDGDVAAGLEALDIVQKKSSSMNSYEVAMMYNFYGFIYYNENRVSEAMAAFENVVKQDPIPESLKLNTIFSLAQLAMAEGQFDKVLSYLDSWESLNTKPPQANYYELKANASYQAKDYQSAIKYINTAINLNKVDNKDVKENWFILLRASHYSLNQPKEVVRVLEEMVLRFDKPEYWVQLAGMYGEVGQDDKQLALIETAKQRGFLDDATKLKNLAQIYMYSGLAYKAANAMELGFEKGNIEKSAKNLIFVAEAYMQAREDKKAVPYFIAAAKQTDTGEYDRRLAEVYLNLELFDEAADSARAALNKGSLKQESNAYIALGMAQYNLENFDAAILAFEQAKKYKKSERLAAQWLQYVKREKLDKDTLAKAYL